The following nucleotide sequence is from Natronosalvus caseinilyticus.
GTTCCGGAATCCGACGCCGAGGCCGCCGTCGTCCTCTTTCCCGACACCTTCACTACCTACAGCGACCCCGGCCCCGGGAAAGCCGCGGTTCGCCTGCTCGAGGCTGCCGGTGTTCACGTTCGCGTTCCGACCGACCTCGCCCCCAGTGGCCGGGCGGCCTACTCGACGGGTCTGCTCGACGAGGCCCGAAACCGGGCGAAACGCAACGTCCGCGCGCTGGCTCCCTACGCCGACCGCGGCTGGTCGGTCGTCTTCGTCGAGCCCTCTGACGCCGTCATGTTCCAGGACGAGTACCGCGACCTGCTCGCCGGCGGTGCGGACGTCGACCCGCGGGCGCTCGAGGCCGTCTCGAGCGCGTCGCTCGCCGTCCTCGAGTACGTCGACCGGGCGGGGCTCGACCGGGAACTCGAGTTCGATGCGCCGAGTGAGTCACTTACCTACCACGGCCACTGCAACCAGAAGGCGCAGGGCACCGATCACCACGCCGTGGGCGTCCTCCGTCGGGCCGGCTACGCCGTCGATCCGCTGGACTCGACGTGCTGTGGGATGGCTGGCTCGTTCGGCTACGAGGCCGAACACTACGACCTGTCGCTGGCCATCGGGGCCCTGCTCGCCGACCAGGTCGAGTCGAGTCCGGGCGACCGCGTGACGGCCACCGGCACCTCCTGTCGGAGCCAGCTCGCGCAGGTGCTCTCGGGCGAGAGCGAGGACGAGATGGAGCGCCCACCCCATCCCGTGGAACTGGTCGAGCGAGCGCGCCTCGAGTGACCGAGGGGGATTTGCGTAAGTGGGGTCCACACCTTAGTTCCGGAGTGGTGAACTGCCGGTATGGCATCGATCCCAGCCGACTTCCAGGACCTGTTCGAGAAACAGACGTTCGCCCACGTCGCCACCCTGCTCCCGGATGGGGCACCCCACGTCACCCCGGTGTGGGTCGACTACGACGCCGACGCGGATCGCCTGCTGGTGAACACCGAGCGTGACCGGCGCAAGACGAAGAACGCCCGGAACGATTCGCGGATCGCGATCAGCATGACCGACCCGGACAACCCGTACCGGATGCTGTCGGTGACGGGCGAGGTCGACGAGGTCACGACGGACGGTGCACGCGAGCACATCGACGAGCTGGCCCAACGCTACATGGGCGAGGACGAGTACCCGAATCCGATCCAGTCCGAACGCGTCATCATTTCGATCGAGCCCGAGCACGTCAGCAGCTTCGAGGGGTGACCCTGGCAGTGGGGCTACCGGCGACCTCGTCGCACTCGAGCCCCGAAGCCGACGGCGCTCTCTCGGTGTTGCTGATCGACGACGCTGGAATCCGTCGTTGGCGTATGCTCTTCGACTCGAGGCCGGGTCGTGCTCGTCGAACCCTCTTCGACTTCGAACAGCGCGGCGCCGCTGTCGGCCCTCGAGCGATGGCGGGGGCATTTTGCTCCCTCGAGTCGAAGTCACGCCGATGGCGTACCGGATCGGCCTGACCGGCGACGTGATGCTCGGCCGACTCGTGAATACCCGTCAGCGGCGTCGACCTCCCGAGGCGGTATGGGGCGATCTGCTGGACCGACTTCGTTCCTGCGACGGGTTGTGCATCAACCTCGAGTGCTGCCTGTCGACGCGGGGAGAGCCCTGGCGTCGAACCGACCGGGCGTTTCACTTTCGAGCAGACCCGACGTGGGCGATTCCCGCGCTCGAGCGTGCCGGCGTCGACGTCTGCGCGCTCGCGAACAACCACGTGCTCGACTTCGAGGAGGAGGCGCTGCGCGATACGCTCGACGCGCTCGACGCGGCGGGCATCGCTCGCACCGGCGCGGGACGAAGGCTCGAGGAGGCGTTGGACCCCGCGGTCGTCGCGGTCGGTGACCTCGCGGTCGCCGTCGTCGCGTTCACCGACAACGTCCCCGAGTACGCCGCCAGCGAAACGACGTCCGGCACGGCGTACATCAAGATCGACGTCGACGACGACGAGACGCGCGAAACCGTTCGGGAAGCGCTCGCCCGCGCTCGAGAACCGGATCCGGATCTTGTGATCGCGTCGCTCCACTGGGGCCCAAACATGGTCGAGCGCCCGCCCGACGAGTTCCGGGCGTTCGGACGCTGGCTCGTCGACGAGGGTGTCGACGTCGTCCACGGCCACAGCGCCCACGTCTTTCACGGCATCGAGGTACACGACGGAAAACCAATCTTGTACGATACCGGCGACTTCGTCGACGACTACGCGGTCGACCGACGCCTCCACAACGATCGAAGCTTCCTGTTCGAACTCGAGGTCGACGACGGACGACTCACCGAGCTCCGGTTGCGCCCGACCGAGATCGACGACTGTACGGTTCACACGGCCTCTCCCGACGCGGCCGAATGGAGTCGAGAGCGGATGCGCTCGCTTTCCAGCGAGTACGGGACGACCTTCAAGCGCGAGGGTGCGGATCTCGTGCTGTCGCTCGAGGGCGACGAAATCGACTGAATGACTGAGCGTGTCGTTCACCAGGGTCACTCGAACGTCGTAGGAACCCCGGACCCTGACAAGTACCCCGTACTTTGGCAAGTGTTAACCTACCACTCGTGGTTGCACAGTCATGGCTACCCAGGATCGGCCGGTTGGCGACCTCGACCACGACGAGTTTCGGGCGATCGGTTACCGGACCGTCGACCTGATCGCTGACTACTACGAGCGCATCGACGACCGCCTCGTCTACGTCCAGGCTGATCCCGAGGACGTCGTCGCGGCGTTCGACGAACCCCTTCCCGAGCGCGGTGAGGATCCGGAACGAATCCTCGACGCCGTCGAGGAGTCGGTCATCCCGTACGCGACCCACAACCCTTCGCCGCGGTACTTCGGCTTCGTGATGGGGTCCGGAACGCCGCTCGCCCCGCTGGCCGACGCCATCGCGGCGACGGTCAACATGAACGTCGGCGGGTGGCATCCGGCACCGTCCGGAACCGAGATCGAACGGCGGTGCGTCCGCTGGCTGGCCGAGGCGATCGGCTACGCGCCCGACACCGGTGGCCTCCTCACCAGCGGCGGGACGATGGCCAACTTCACCGCCCTCATGACCGCACTGCGCGATCACACGGCGTACGAGACGACGGAGGCCGGGCTCCAGGGGGACCACCCGCGATACACGCTCTACGTCGCCGACCACGAGGGCCACTCGAGCGTCGTCCGGGCAGCGGACATGCTCAACCTCGGTCGCGACGCCGTGCGACGAGTGCCGAGTCGCGACGACTTCACGATGGACGTAGACGCCCTCGAACGACTGCTCGAGACCGATCGAGAGGCGGGGGCCGAACCCTTCTGCGTCGTCGGCCAGGCCGGGTCGATCAACGTGAGTGCCATCGACCCCCTCCGGGCTATCGCCGACGTCTGTGCCGAACACGAGTGCTGGTTTCACGTCGACGGCGCGTGCGGTGCGGTGGGGGCGATGGTTCCCGAACTCGAGTCGCGATACGACGGCATGGAGCGCGCCGACTCCGTAACGCTCGACCCGCACAAGTGGCTGTTCGTTCCCTACGAGTGTGGCGCAGTGCTCGTCCACGACCAGGAGTGCCTCGCGAAGACGTTCGCGATGGACGCGTCGTATCTCCGGGGATCGGTCGCGGAGACGCCACAGGAGTTCGACTTCTACGAGTTCGGCCCGCAACTGTCCCGCGGCTTCCGCGCGTTGAAGCTCTGGATATCCATGAAGTACTACGGATTGGAGGGTTACCGGGAGCTATTGCGAACGAGCGTTCGCTGTGCCGAACACCTCGATACGCTCGTTCGTACCCACGAGGACTTCCTGGCCGTTCAGGAACCGAACCTGTTCATCTACTCGTTCAGGTACGTGCCCGGCGACCTTCAGATGACGCTGGCCGACCCACCGGACGTGCCACTGGCGCGGGTTGACCAGTACCTGGACGAACTCAACCAGGCGATCACCGACGAGGTCGTCCGGAGCGGCCTCGCGTTCCTCACGACGACGACCATCCGCGGTCGACGGGCGCTCCGCATGTCTATCTGCAGCCACCGGACGACCGAGGCGGACGTCGAGACGGTGTTCGACGCGCTGGCTGAGACGGGCGCCCGAATCGACGAGGAGTGGCGCCCGAAGGCGAGTCTGCCGGTCTGAGGAGTGCGTTCGGAACCCGCTGGAACGGCTCGTCTCCCTGGCCGGGTTCGAAGTACCTTTGATCCCCGGATACAGACTCCCCGCTATGTCCATGCACGTCGGCGCACACGTGTCCATCTCCGGATCGCGCGTCTCCTCTGACGACGAGACACCACCGTACAGCGACGTCCGCAACGCCGTTCACCGACAGCTCGCATTCGGCGGCAACTGCGGGCAGATCTTCACCACCTCCCCGCAGGTCTGGGCTCAGCCCGAAATTAGCGAGGAGGCCGCCTCCGGCTTCCGCGAGGAGACCGACGAGTTGCTCGAGGGCCCCTGGGTGATCCACTCGGCCTATCTGGTCAACCTCTGTACGCCCAAGGAGGGCCTCCGGGAGAAGTCGATGGCGAGCATGCAGGCCGAACTCGACGCCGCCGACCAGCTGGGGATCCCGTACGTGAACGTTCATCTGGGAGCTCACACCGGCGCGGGCGTCGAGGGCGGCCTCGACAACGCCGCGGGCGTCATCGACGACCTCGAGGTGCCCGAGGACGTGACTATCCTGATCGAATCCGACGCCGGCAGCGGCACCAAGCTGGGCGGCGAATTTGAGCACCTCGCGGGCATTATCGACCGTACTGACGAGGACATCGGCATCTGCATCGACACCGCCCACACCCTCGTCGCGGGCAACGATCTCACGACGCCCGAAGCCGTCGACGAGACCGTCGAGCGCTTCGACGACGTGGTCGGCCTCGAGCACCTCGAGTACATCCACCTCAACGACTCGAAACACGACGTGGGCACCCACAAGGACGAACACGCGCTCATCGGCGAGGGGTACATCGGCGAGGACGGGATGCGCGCGATCGTGAACCATCCCGACCTCCGGGACCTGCCGTTCGCACTCGAGACGCCTACCGAGGACGGGAAGGGCTTCGCGTGGAACATTGCGAAGGTCAAGGAATTGCGCGAGGAGTAGCCTCCGTATAGCAACCGTTCGGACGGGTTCTCGAGTTAGAGGGTGCATTGAAAGCACGTCTATTTTACCGGCAGTCGTGGTGGTTCCGGTATGGCAGACGACGAACACGAACACGAACACGAGACCGAGACCGAAACCGAAACCGAAGCAGAATCGCAAGTCGACGAGACAGAAACCGAATCCGACGAAACGGAACGCGAAGGCGAGCGGGTGATGAGCCGGTCGGACGGCGCGGCAATCTTACGCGAAGTCGCTGACGGCGTCGAGAACGGGACGATCGACATCGAGGGAGAGGACGGCTTCACAGTGGACGTCCCAGAACGCTTCGAACTGGAAGTCGAGTACGAGGTCACCGACGACGAGGCCGAGTTCGAAGTCGAACTCGAGTGGCCGATGGAAGACGGCGAAGCGGTGGCCCCGGACGACGATCACGATTGATAGAGCAAGACCGCGTCCACTCCACCAACCGAGCCCGAAACTGGGAATCTCTGTTGAACCCCTCATCATCGGACAAAACGTGTCTGTTGCATACAGAGGTTCCATGCAGCACGATGGCTTCTTTTGTGACGGAAACGTTGAACCAGCTACTCGCTGAGAGTGTGAATTGCGTGTTTTGGGTTACCGAGGAGTCCGAACATTGCCCCGTCTGCGGTTCCGTTTCTGGAGATAGAGTGTTCCAACGATTTCCGTACCGATAATCGGGCGAATGAACATCCCGATAAAGGCTCTTGTGACAGAGGTTGTTGATAGCCTCGAGAACGTTGTGGGAGTTGGGTTGGAGTCGATGTGTGGCTCCTTGAGGCCGAGTAACCTCGGGAGTTGAGAGTCTGAGGTGGCGGTCTGTGCCTAGTTAAGCGGCGAGGTTCGCGAGATGCGCCGTCAGGACTCGCGCCACTTGTGGCCGCACTCGACGCAGGTGAACAGCCGAAACTCGTAGGAGCCGCCCGGCTTCGGCATCATCTCGTAGTAGGCCCGGTCGCTGTCGCAGTCGTCCGTCGGACAGGGCTCCTCCATCGTCTCGGTGGAGCCCTGGGTCGCGTCGACTACGGCGGGTGCCCCGTCGTCCCGCTGTCCATTCTGGGTTGCCATCGCCGCTTCTGCTTGCGAGTCCCGCGGCTCCTCGTTCTCACAGGAGCGACACACCCACGTGTCGCCCTCCGTGTGCATCATCGAACCACACTCGTCACAGAATTGCATATAAAGGAGGAATACACGGGTGTCGGATATATGTGTTAACTTCCGATCCGTCGTGGATGTCAGGCACCTGCTCATGCTGACTGTACTGGGTTACCGAAGAGGCAACGTTTGATGTTGCCTGACAACTACCAACTGGCCACGGGGTGTAGTAGATATTGCTCAGAATCTCGGGACGAAAGTGGACGTCGGTGTCGGAGCCATCGGAATTATGCGGGAATACTCGTCAGTATACCGGTAAACAACCTCGGGCGCGGTGGCCCGAGGCTTTTCTAATTTCCTCAGCCGTGCGCTAGCACTCCCTGTTCCGCAAGGGAACGGGATGAGGTTGGGCGGCTTACGCGCCCCGACCCGGACAGACGCACCAATCGCACCTGCGGTTGGGTTTTGTGAGTCCGGTAATTCGTACCGTTACTGTCGAGTTTCGTCGTCTCGCGCCACGCGATGTTCACCGACGCATTCCGATCAGCGTGGTCTTGCACCACGTCACACTCGTCGTTCGTACAGCGGAACCGGCATCCCTGCCGATACCCACGTTCGCCACAGCACGAACACGTCTGTGAGTTGTAGTACGCGTCCACCGTATCCGTCGGAATCTCTCGCCACGTCGCCTTGTACGAGACAAATTTCTCGAACTTGTGGAACGGTAGTTTGTGCAACCGACGGTTCAAATACGTCCCGTACTGCATTTTGTCGCGGATACCGCTCATATCCTCGAACACGATAACCGGGTTCGAGAACTGTTCTGCGAACTCCACGACAGCACGGGAGAGACGATGGAGTGTCCATTCGGTGAATCGCTCTTCTTTGTCACCGAGTTTCTAATGGATACTGGTCTTGCCGTGTTCCTGACAGCGAGTGGTGATGGTGTGGTAGCGTTGGCGTTCCTGCTTCACCCGTCCGTAGTCGAGGACGAGTGTGCCCTTCGTCTGCATCGTCTCGCGGTCGAGGGCGGTGAGAGCGACGTTACGCTCGTTGATGTCTACGCCAACCACAGTATCAGCGGTGTCGGATTCGGGCACGTCTAACTCGCGTGTGACCATGACGTGTAGGTAGTACACGCCATCTCGGTACAGGAGTTCGGCCTGCCCCACATCCACCTCCTCCGACGTGATGGCCTCACGAAGTTCGTCCATCGCGCCCGGTTCACCGCGCAGATGCCCCTTTACTTCCTTGTAGGGTTTCGGGCTGATGCGAAACTGGACGCGGTTCGTGTCGTCCACGGTGAGGCGGTAGCCTTCCGTGTGCGCCATGACGAGCGGGTACACACCAGATTTGTCCGTACTCGGCGGCGTCAGCTTCCCTCCGTCAGAGTCGTCTTGATTCTCCCACCACTCTTTGAGTGACTGGTAGGAGTCCCACGTTTGGAGGGCTTTGCCGACGACCGCGCATTTGTTGTTCCGCAAAAAGTCGTCGCGGTCAACCTCTCGTTGTATCTCGGTGCGAGTGTACCCTTGTTGTTTGAGGCGGATGGTGTCGTTGAATATCTCGCGTGATGCGAGGCGGGCGTCGTGAAGCCACGACCGTTCACCAGACGAGATGTGAAGGCGCGTCTGAATCGTCTTCGTGGCTTCTTCACCCATACTTTGACGGTTGTCCCGATTAGTCATAAATTTAGGGATTAGGGATGGAAGAGTACCGAACTCATGCACATTCGGTTAGTTCCTGCAAGTATCACTTCGTGTGGTGCCCGAAGTATCGCCACTCAGTTCTCGATGTAGTGGAGAGCGACGTGAGAGAGTTGTTTGGTGAGACTGCTGGCCACTTCGGGCACGAGATTCTGGCGTTGGAGATTGCAGACGACCACGTACACCTGTTCGTGCAAACTGACCCGAAGCACAGTCCGGCGGACATCGCTCGGCAATTCAAGTCGTACTCTGGCAAGCACTTGCTGGAGCGGTATCCCGAGATTCGAGAGGCGTATTTCTGGGGTGGTGGGTTCTGGAAGGTCGGGTACTACGTGGGGATGACAGGAGCGGTATCGGAGGAAGTGGTTGAACGGTATATCGAGGAGACGGAACACGCGCCGGAGTGACGCGCTTCACCCCTGCCCACGGTGGGATGGGGAACTCGCGCTGTTTTTCCTTTAGAAGATCTGATTCGAGGAGACTCGAACTCCGGTAGACGGTTGCACGGACTGTCGCGATTCGTTCGGCCACGACCGGTCGGTCAGCGAGCATCCTGATCTTCTCGGTCGTCGTCTCGTTCTCGCGATCGCCACCAGGTGATGGCAATCGATGGGAGAAATAGCACGACTCCTATCACCAGCACGAATAGCACCATCCCGAGCGTCTCGAGCATTGGTCTCGAGAGATGGTACGGTGAGGTGTGTTGTACCTCTTGCGGGTGGACTAGTCAGACAGTACCGCTGGGCTGTGGATCTCGTCGTCTCGTCGTCCGGCGGCTGCTCGAGCCCGTTCGGAGGCTGCTCGAGCCCGTTCGAAGCCCTCTCGAGTCTCGACTCGACACGCCAGCGGCTGCGCTCCCTCGAGACACCCGCCACAATCCAGACGCCTTTTTACCCGCTACCTACAATCTCGAGGCGTGCGCGCGTTCTCCGAAGCCTACCTCCGCCGGACCCGCGAGGGCATGTGGGCCGACTCCCGCGAAGCCCTCTCGAGTCTCGACCTCGGCTCCCGCGAGCGCGTCCTCGACGTGGGCTGTGGCTCGGGCGAACTCACTCGCGTCCTCGCCGAGGAGTGTCCTGGCGAGGTCGTCGGGTGTGACGTCGACCGGTCGTTGCTCGAGTTCGCTCGCGAGCCGTTGGATCCCGAGCAGGCGTCGGCCATCCCCGTCGTCCAGGGCGACGCCACCCGCCTCCCCTTCGCCGACGACAGCTTCGACCTCGTGCTCTGTCAGGCCCTCCTGATCAACCTGCCCGACCCGGCCGCGGCCGTCCGGGAG
It contains:
- a CDS encoding PPOX class F420-dependent oxidoreductase; amino-acid sequence: MASIPADFQDLFEKQTFAHVATLLPDGAPHVTPVWVDYDADADRLLVNTERDRRKTKNARNDSRIAISMTDPDNPYRMLSVTGEVDEVTTDGAREHIDELAQRYMGEDEYPNPIQSERVIISIEPEHVSSFEG
- a CDS encoding amphi-Trp domain-containing protein; the protein is MADDEHEHEHETETETETEAESQVDETETESDETEREGERVMSRSDGAAILREVADGVENGTIDIEGEDGFTVDVPERFELEVEYEVTDDEAEFEVELEWPMEDGEAVAPDDDHD
- a CDS encoding pyridoxal phosphate-dependent decarboxylase family protein; this translates as MATQDRPVGDLDHDEFRAIGYRTVDLIADYYERIDDRLVYVQADPEDVVAAFDEPLPERGEDPERILDAVEESVIPYATHNPSPRYFGFVMGSGTPLAPLADAIAATVNMNVGGWHPAPSGTEIERRCVRWLAEAIGYAPDTGGLLTSGGTMANFTALMTALRDHTAYETTEAGLQGDHPRYTLYVADHEGHSSVVRAADMLNLGRDAVRRVPSRDDFTMDVDALERLLETDREAGAEPFCVVGQAGSINVSAIDPLRAIADVCAEHECWFHVDGACGAVGAMVPELESRYDGMERADSVTLDPHKWLFVPYECGAVLVHDQECLAKTFAMDASYLRGSVAETPQEFDFYEFGPQLSRGFRALKLWISMKYYGLEGYRELLRTSVRCAEHLDTLVRTHEDFLAVQEPNLFIYSFRYVPGDLQMTLADPPDVPLARVDQYLDELNQAITDEVVRSGLAFLTTTTIRGRRALRMSICSHRTTEADVETVFDALAETGARIDEEWRPKASLPV
- a CDS encoding RPA12/RPB9/RPC11 RNA polymerase family protein; the encoded protein is MQFCDECGSMMHTEGDTWVCRSCENEEPRDSQAEAAMATQNGQRDDGAPAVVDATQGSTETMEEPCPTDDCDSDRAYYEMMPKPGGSYEFRLFTCVECGHKWRES
- the tnpA gene encoding IS200/IS605 family transposase — its product is MEEYRTHAHSVSSCKYHFVWCPKYRHSVLDVVESDVRELFGETAGHFGHEILALEIADDHVHLFVQTDPKHSPADIARQFKSYSGKHLLERYPEIREAYFWGGGFWKVGYYVGMTGAVSEEVVERYIEETEHAPE
- a CDS encoding deoxyribonuclease IV, coding for MHVGAHVSISGSRVSSDDETPPYSDVRNAVHRQLAFGGNCGQIFTTSPQVWAQPEISEEAASGFREETDELLEGPWVIHSAYLVNLCTPKEGLREKSMASMQAELDAADQLGIPYVNVHLGAHTGAGVEGGLDNAAGVIDDLEVPEDVTILIESDAGSGTKLGGEFEHLAGIIDRTDEDIGICIDTAHTLVAGNDLTTPEAVDETVERFDDVVGLEHLEYIHLNDSKHDVGTHKDEHALIGEGYIGEDGMRAIVNHPDLRDLPFALETPTEDGKGFAWNIAKVKELREE
- a CDS encoding CapA family protein, with protein sequence MAYRIGLTGDVMLGRLVNTRQRRRPPEAVWGDLLDRLRSCDGLCINLECCLSTRGEPWRRTDRAFHFRADPTWAIPALERAGVDVCALANNHVLDFEEEALRDTLDALDAAGIARTGAGRRLEEALDPAVVAVGDLAVAVVAFTDNVPEYAASETTSGTAYIKIDVDDDETRETVREALARAREPDPDLVIASLHWGPNMVERPPDEFRAFGRWLVDEGVDVVHGHSAHVFHGIEVHDGKPILYDTGDFVDDYAVDRRLHNDRSFLFELEVDDGRLTELRLRPTEIDDCTVHTASPDAAEWSRERMRSLSSEYGTTFKREGADLVLSLEGDEID